Proteins from a genomic interval of Piscinibacter sp. HJYY11:
- a CDS encoding iron ABC transporter permease produces MSDEERRSRRRLTLALWVLSLLFGAAGLAAGSEGWSPTQAWALLQGPEGELLIGQIRAPRTLGAWLTGALLGLAGAVAQGLFRNPLADPYLLGSASGAVLGVVVVLAASMLAGQSLSLATAELIARFGLVGAAFIGALIGVMLTLSLARGAQQTARLLLAGVVVGVLLSAMSDLVTTAAPDALRGKQAFLLGSTGFLGWGSCAVMGLGLLVALPLAWRLSRALDALTLGEDSATSLGVSLPKVRFAMVLVLALATGLAVSQAGLIAFVGLVSPHLVRRFSAATHGYLLVASAAMGGVLLLAADVLARSLTAPQEQPVGVLTAVLGGGYLIWLLHRRRVHP; encoded by the coding sequence ATGTCGGACGAAGAGCGCCGTTCCCGTCGCCGACTGACGCTGGCCCTGTGGGTGCTGAGCCTGCTCTTCGGCGCAGCAGGCCTCGCCGCCGGCAGCGAGGGTTGGTCGCCCACGCAGGCCTGGGCGCTGCTGCAAGGGCCCGAGGGTGAACTGCTGATTGGCCAGATCCGCGCGCCGCGCACGCTGGGGGCCTGGCTGACCGGGGCCTTGCTCGGCCTCGCCGGTGCCGTGGCGCAGGGCCTTTTTCGCAACCCGCTGGCCGACCCCTATCTGCTGGGCTCGGCATCGGGCGCGGTGCTGGGCGTGGTGGTGGTGCTTGCCGCTTCGATGCTTGCAGGGCAGAGCTTGAGCCTCGCCACGGCGGAGCTGATTGCGCGTTTCGGCCTGGTGGGCGCTGCCTTCATCGGCGCCTTGATCGGCGTGATGCTCACGCTGAGCCTCGCGCGCGGTGCGCAGCAGACGGCGCGATTGCTGCTCGCGGGCGTGGTGGTGGGGGTGCTGCTGTCGGCGATGAGCGACCTGGTCACGACCGCGGCGCCGGATGCCTTGCGCGGCAAGCAGGCCTTCCTGCTCGGCTCGACCGGTTTCCTCGGCTGGGGCAGTTGTGCGGTCATGGGCCTGGGGCTGCTCGTGGCGCTGCCCTTGGCATGGCGCCTGTCGCGCGCGCTCGATGCGCTCACGCTCGGCGAAGACAGTGCCACGAGCCTCGGCGTCTCGCTTCCGAAGGTGCGTTTTGCGATGGTGCTGGTGCTCGCGCTGGCCACGGGGCTGGCGGTCTCGCAGGCCGGCTTGATCGCGTTTGTCGGCCTGGTGTCGCCGCATCTCGTGCGGCGCTTCTCGGCGGCGACGCATGGCTACCTGCTGGTGGCCAGTGCGGCCATGGGAGGCGTGCTGCTGCTGGCGGCCGACGTGCTGGCGCGCAGCCTCACTGCGCCGCAGGAGCAGCCGGTCGGCGTGCTCACCGCGGTGCTCGGCGGCGGTTACCTGATCTGGCTGCTGCATCGTCGGAGGGTGCACCCATGA
- a CDS encoding ABC transporter substrate-binding protein, with translation MTWLLLGLSCPAWAAFSLRDDRGVTHRFERSPQRIVTLLPSLTETVCALQACARLVGVDRFSNSPPQVVALPKLGGLEDAQVERIAALKPDVVLAAPSARVIDRLDDLGLKVVIVDAKTHADVQRSLGMVATLLGTPAEADRVWASIQRSLADAAARVPASVRGQKVYFEVDPTPYAAGAGSFIGETLQRLHMGNVIAPALGPFPRLNPEFVVKVRPDIIMASQRSLDDMPRRPGWASLPALQQRRSCGFDLKHYEVLIRPGPRMGEAALQLADCLASIEKAQR, from the coding sequence ATGACGTGGCTGCTCCTGGGCCTGTCGTGCCCGGCGTGGGCGGCGTTCTCACTGCGCGACGACCGCGGCGTGACGCACCGCTTCGAGCGCAGCCCGCAGCGCATCGTGACGCTCCTGCCCTCGCTGACCGAGACGGTCTGCGCGCTGCAGGCGTGTGCCCGGCTGGTCGGTGTGGACCGTTTCTCCAATTCACCGCCGCAGGTGGTGGCGCTGCCGAAACTCGGGGGGCTGGAAGACGCGCAGGTCGAGCGCATTGCCGCGCTCAAGCCCGACGTGGTGCTGGCCGCCCCGTCGGCCCGGGTGATCGACCGGCTCGATGATCTCGGCTTGAAGGTGGTGATCGTTGACGCCAAGACGCATGCCGATGTGCAGCGCTCGCTCGGCATGGTGGCGACCTTGCTGGGCACGCCAGCCGAAGCCGATCGCGTGTGGGCGAGCATCCAGCGCTCGCTCGCCGACGCGGCCGCGCGTGTGCCGGCGAGCGTGCGCGGGCAGAAGGTCTACTTCGAGGTCGACCCCACGCCCTATGCCGCGGGCGCCGGCTCCTTCATCGGCGAGACGCTGCAGCGCCTGCACATGGGCAACGTGATCGCGCCTGCGCTCGGGCCGTTTCCGCGGCTCAACCCCGAGTTCGTGGTGAAGGTGCGGCCCGACATCATCATGGCCTCGCAACGCAGCCTCGACGACATGCCGCGCCGCCCCGGCTGGGCGAGCTTGCCCGCGCTTCAGCAGCGGCGCAGCTGCGGCTTCGATCTCAAGCACTACGAGGTGCTGATCCGCCCGGGCCCCCGCATGGGCGAGGCAGCGCTCCAGTTGGCCGACTGCCTGGCTTCGATCGAAAAGGCGCAGCGCTGA
- the cobU gene encoding bifunctional adenosylcobinamide kinase/adenosylcobinamide-phosphate guanylyltransferase, producing the protein MTVAHSVELILGGQRSGKSRCAEERARAWLQQPGHEAVLVATAQAHDAEMRERIARHRADRAARAPGLSTEEVPDELPASLRRLGAPHRLVVVDCLTLWLTNLLMPMHGSALDERAWDAQRQSLCEALDASQGPVVLVSNEIGLGLSPMSPEARRFVDALGHLHQAVARCASRVTLMVAGLEVNVKGPA; encoded by the coding sequence CTGACCGTGGCCCATTCGGTCGAGCTCATCCTCGGTGGCCAGCGCAGCGGCAAGTCGCGTTGCGCCGAGGAGCGCGCACGGGCCTGGCTGCAGCAGCCGGGCCACGAGGCGGTGCTCGTGGCCACGGCGCAGGCGCACGATGCCGAGATGCGCGAGCGCATTGCACGGCATCGCGCAGACCGTGCCGCGCGCGCGCCCGGCCTGTCGACCGAGGAAGTGCCCGATGAGCTGCCCGCGTCGCTGCGCCGCCTCGGTGCGCCGCATCGGCTGGTGGTGGTGGACTGCCTGACCCTGTGGCTGACCAACCTCCTGATGCCGATGCACGGCTCGGCGCTCGACGAGCGCGCCTGGGACGCGCAACGGCAGTCGCTCTGCGAAGCCCTGGACGCCTCGCAGGGCCCGGTGGTGCTGGTGTCGAACGAGATCGGCCTCGGTCTGTCGCCGATGTCGCCCGAGGCGCGCCGTTTCGTCGATGCGCTGGGTCATCTGCACCAGGCTGTCGCGCGCTGCGCAAGCCGGGTCACGCTGATGGTTGCGGGCCTCGAGGTGAACGTGAAAGGGCCGGCGTGA
- a CDS encoding TonB-dependent receptor, with translation MPAFSLSVLAFACCAAHAQGPSLPPVTVTATRFPEDASRLSFSVSVLTADQLRDSGAVTVNDALMKLLGVPGRLDFYGGGDYQLDLRGFGSTAGSNQIIIVDGVRISEADLGGTRLAGISIDSVETIEVVRGGTASVLYGEGGTGGAIVITTKAASGKPRTSGGQGYLAMGSHSLLEGRSSATFTKDGFSLDAALNARDTNGHRRNFASSGEGRSLAAQWRNDWLRVGVRHAQDSLETGLPGALTTAQYNADPTQTNRPDDRARVDNQRNGVFAAASFGDFQVSFDAGQRDKALESMTSFAYAYNIEARNRSLRVHHSTSIGTFSNTVITGIDDDAWTRVVPGAFGSTAEQESRGVYVKDDLSTPWGTVVSLGLRRQSATKTTTDAPTAGVDQRFNAWNVGLVQPIGKSGSAYGNVGRSFRFPNVDEIGFTAIGATLQPQTSRDAELGVRVNWATGRTDVRLYRSALRQEIGYDPAAPGPFGPGANVNFDPTVRQGVELETRLQLNRDWLVWANAAARQAKFTAGAYDGNRIALTPRYTASVGADWKVFAGHKLGALVNTVSSQSPNFQNTCTMPAYTIGSLRYAFSTEQVELGVGVNNVTDKKYYTQAYGCAGGVPTSIYPEAGRNVVLSVRVSL, from the coding sequence ATGCCTGCGTTTTCCTTGTCGGTTCTGGCCTTCGCGTGCTGTGCGGCGCATGCGCAGGGGCCCTCCCTGCCGCCCGTCACGGTGACGGCCACCCGCTTCCCCGAAGACGCCAGCCGTCTGTCGTTCAGCGTGAGCGTGCTGACGGCTGACCAGCTCCGCGACAGCGGCGCCGTTACCGTCAACGATGCGCTGATGAAGCTCCTGGGTGTGCCGGGCCGGCTAGACTTTTATGGCGGTGGCGACTACCAGCTCGACCTGCGCGGCTTCGGCAGCACGGCCGGCAGCAACCAGATCATCATCGTCGACGGCGTGCGCATCAGCGAAGCCGACCTGGGCGGCACGCGCCTGGCCGGCATTTCCATCGATTCGGTCGAGACCATCGAGGTCGTGCGCGGTGGCACCGCGTCCGTGCTGTACGGAGAAGGTGGCACGGGCGGTGCCATCGTCATCACCACCAAGGCCGCCAGCGGCAAGCCGCGCACGAGCGGCGGCCAGGGCTACCTTGCGATGGGCAGCCACTCGCTGCTGGAGGGTCGCAGCTCGGCAACCTTCACGAAGGACGGCTTTTCCCTCGACGCAGCCCTCAACGCGCGCGACACCAACGGCCACCGCCGCAATTTCGCCTCGTCGGGCGAAGGCCGCAGCCTCGCTGCACAGTGGCGCAACGACTGGCTGCGCGTTGGCGTGCGCCATGCGCAAGATTCGCTCGAGACGGGCCTGCCGGGCGCGCTCACCACAGCGCAATACAACGCCGACCCCACCCAGACCAACCGCCCGGACGACCGCGCGCGCGTTGACAACCAGCGCAACGGGGTCTTCGCGGCTGCGAGCTTCGGTGATTTTCAGGTCTCCTTCGATGCCGGCCAGCGCGACAAGGCGTTGGAGAGCATGACGAGCTTCGCGTACGCCTACAACATCGAGGCGCGTAACCGCAGTCTGCGGGTTCACCACAGCACGTCCATCGGCACCTTCAGCAACACCGTCATCACCGGGATCGACGACGACGCCTGGACGCGTGTCGTGCCCGGCGCCTTCGGGTCGACAGCCGAGCAGGAGTCGCGCGGCGTGTACGTGAAAGACGATTTGTCGACGCCGTGGGGCACTGTGGTCTCGCTCGGCCTGCGCCGCCAGAGCGCGACCAAGACCACGACCGACGCGCCGACGGCGGGTGTCGACCAGCGCTTCAATGCCTGGAACGTCGGGCTCGTGCAGCCGATCGGCAAGTCCGGGTCGGCCTATGGCAACGTGGGCCGCAGCTTCCGTTTCCCCAACGTCGACGAGATCGGCTTCACCGCCATCGGCGCAACCCTGCAGCCGCAGACCTCGCGCGATGCCGAACTGGGTGTACGCGTGAACTGGGCCACGGGCCGAACCGACGTGCGCCTCTACCGCAGCGCCTTGCGCCAGGAGATCGGCTACGACCCGGCAGCCCCCGGCCCCTTTGGCCCCGGTGCCAACGTCAACTTCGACCCGACGGTGCGCCAGGGCGTCGAGCTCGAAACGCGCCTGCAGCTCAACCGTGACTGGCTCGTGTGGGCGAACGCCGCTGCGCGCCAGGCCAAGTTCACCGCTGGCGCCTATGACGGCAACCGCATCGCGCTGACGCCGCGCTACACCGCATCGGTCGGTGCCGACTGGAAGGTGTTTGCCGGCCACAAGCTCGGCGCGCTCGTGAACACGGTGTCGTCACAATCGCCGAACTTCCAGAACACCTGCACCATGCCGGCCTACACGATTGGCAGTCTGCGCTATGCCTTCAGCACCGAACAGGTCGAGCTCGGCGTCGGCGTCAACAACGTGACCGACAAGAAGTACTACACGCAGGCCTATGGTTGCGCAGGCGGCGTGCCCACCTCTATCTACCCAGAGGCCGGCCGCAACGTGGTGCTGTCGGTGCGGGTCTCGCTCTGA
- a CDS encoding cell division protein ZapB, translated as MSKIQDLADRVERLLLRHEELKRTNELLEQQVSQLTQERDNLRSRLNAARSRIDALLDRLPVDAPSGDNRTEGDRA; from the coding sequence ATGTCGAAGATCCAGGACCTTGCAGACCGCGTCGAGCGCTTGCTGCTGCGGCACGAGGAACTCAAACGCACCAACGAGTTGCTGGAACAGCAGGTGAGCCAGCTCACGCAAGAGCGCGACAACCTGCGCTCACGGCTGAACGCTGCGCGAAGCCGCATCGACGCCTTGCTTGACCGGTTGCCGGTCGACGCCCCCTCGGGTGACAACCGGACCGAAGGGGACCGCGCATGA
- a CDS encoding cell division protein ZapA — MKQMEVTIMGQSYILGCPEGGEVSLLEAVGSVDREMSAIRDAGRVKARERIAVLAALNLAYALAERPAPAPAVAQTASGASDAPASNVDIDALIQRLDQALGADGQLL; from the coding sequence ATGAAGCAGATGGAAGTGACCATCATGGGCCAGAGCTACATCCTCGGCTGCCCGGAAGGTGGCGAGGTGTCCTTGCTCGAAGCGGTGGGCAGCGTCGACCGCGAAATGAGCGCGATCCGTGATGCGGGCCGGGTGAAGGCTCGCGAGCGCATTGCAGTGCTGGCCGCGCTCAACCTCGCCTATGCGCTCGCCGAGCGCCCTGCGCCGGCACCAGCGGTGGCACAAACGGCCTCCGGTGCATCAGACGCACCCGCCAGCAACGTGGACATCGATGCCCTGATCCAGCGCCTGGACCAAGCCCTTGGCGCCGACGGTCAATTGCTCTGA
- a CDS encoding EVE domain-containing protein, protein MKSEPSECSIDDLAAAKKQTVPWFGVRNYQARNYMRDHMQVGDGVLFYHSSCPEPGIVGLATVSSTPYPDETQFDKKSHYYDEKSTREEPRWMLVDVTLERKTRLLSLPELREAPELADMIILKKGNRLSITPVTAAEWKAVLKRLG, encoded by the coding sequence ATGAAGAGTGAGCCGAGTGAATGTTCGATCGATGACCTCGCCGCCGCCAAGAAGCAGACCGTACCTTGGTTCGGCGTGCGCAACTACCAGGCGCGCAACTACATGCGCGACCACATGCAGGTCGGCGATGGCGTGCTGTTCTATCACTCTTCATGCCCAGAGCCGGGCATCGTGGGCCTTGCCACCGTGTCGAGCACGCCCTACCCCGACGAAACCCAGTTCGACAAGAAGAGCCACTACTACGACGAGAAGTCCACCCGCGAGGAACCGCGCTGGATGCTGGTCGACGTGACGCTGGAGCGCAAGACCCGTCTCCTCTCGTTGCCCGAACTGCGTGAGGCGCCCGAACTGGCCGACATGATCATCCTGAAGAAAGGCAACCGCCTCTCGATCACGCCGGTGACGGCGGCCGAGTGGAAAGCGGTGTTGAAGCGACTCGGCTGA
- a CDS encoding sensor domain-containing diguanylate cyclase, which translates to MTDIHQQALSARADQAQALTAALGLAPHAWGVVAMSLLDRAEAMFAIKEAATGRYVHVNARMQSLIGRSAEGLVDEDWADPQACASLRTADQSAMVVTVPQVSEHRLEQGGVRREFSVTRLALPSADGSAPRYLCCIWQDLTPQRQAETQLQLALRQLEEQQQANETLRREMQDHGLRDSVTGLYQRGHFDDQLRREVDLSSREHREFALVSVALDPLGEAARASGSEGRKRVLEALGRLLRSNTRAMDASCRLNEDRFAVLLSGVGLATAHARMEGLRRQCATQLVMLNGQDLGFTVSMGVASFPHTAHTQEDLLQAADTALSQAQKRGGNHVTLASIRFEA; encoded by the coding sequence ATGACCGACATCCACCAGCAGGCACTGTCTGCCCGCGCCGACCAGGCGCAAGCGCTGACGGCTGCACTTGGCTTGGCCCCGCATGCCTGGGGCGTGGTCGCCATGAGCCTGCTGGACCGTGCCGAGGCCATGTTCGCCATCAAGGAAGCGGCCACCGGCCGCTACGTTCACGTCAACGCCCGCATGCAGAGCCTGATCGGCCGCTCGGCCGAAGGCCTCGTCGACGAAGACTGGGCCGATCCGCAGGCGTGTGCCTCGCTGCGCACGGCCGACCAGTCGGCCATGGTGGTGACCGTGCCGCAGGTCAGCGAGCACCGTCTGGAACAGGGCGGGGTGCGGCGCGAGTTTTCGGTGACGCGTCTGGCGCTGCCGTCGGCGGACGGCTCGGCACCCAGGTACCTGTGCTGCATCTGGCAGGACCTCACGCCCCAGCGTCAGGCCGAAACCCAGCTGCAGCTGGCCTTGCGGCAGCTCGAGGAGCAGCAGCAGGCCAACGAAACCCTGCGCCGCGAGATGCAGGATCACGGGCTGCGCGACAGCGTCACCGGCCTCTATCAGCGAGGTCACTTCGACGATCAACTGCGCCGCGAAGTCGACCTGTCATCGCGCGAACATCGCGAGTTTGCGCTCGTGTCGGTGGCGCTCGACCCGCTCGGCGAAGCCGCTCGCGCGTCGGGCAGCGAAGGTCGCAAGCGCGTGCTCGAGGCGCTGGGCCGTCTCTTGCGCAGCAACACCCGCGCGATGGACGCCTCATGCCGGCTCAATGAAGACCGTTTCGCGGTGCTTCTGTCGGGTGTCGGCCTCGCCACCGCGCATGCGCGCATGGAAGGCCTGCGCCGGCAGTGCGCCACGCAGCTCGTCATGCTGAACGGTCAGGACCTGGGCTTTACCGTGTCGATGGGCGTGGCGAGCTTCCCGCACACCGCGCACACGCAGGAAGACCTGCTGCAAGCTGCCGACACCGCCTTGTCACAGGCGCAGAAGCGTGGCGGCAACCACGTCACGCTGGCCAGCATCCGCTTCGAAGCCTGA
- a CDS encoding nitrate/nitrite transporter: protein MSGFKSFLKAGHAPTLFASFLYFDFCFAIWVLNGAMAPFISETFQLTAAQKGFMVSVPILAGALMRFPLGVLAQYIGRKNAAMVEMGLIVLALAFGFFFVNSYDSVLAMGVLLGIAGASFGVALSLGSGWFPPKYKGLAMGIAGAGNSGTVLAVLFAPPLAAKFGWSTVYGLAACTMLLPMAVMWFAAKEPPDREHQTFREHIACLFEKDGWAFSLIYIVTFGGFIGLASFLPTYFYDQFKVTKVEAGQLTMLATLMGSAVRVLGGYISDRVGGINTLSGVLVLVAVTLVLCGFASSSVAVTTLLFMLCFAALGAGNGALFQLVPLRWPLTTAVAGSMIGEVGALGGGFLPNAMGQSKQYAGTYLWGFVSFAVLALAMLVMLRMVQIRWTRTWAEKGGRARPVHAPSATSSVAGKAASTPAMR, encoded by the coding sequence GTGTCAGGTTTCAAGAGCTTTCTCAAAGCAGGTCATGCCCCGACCTTGTTCGCATCGTTTCTTTACTTTGACTTCTGCTTCGCCATCTGGGTCTTGAACGGCGCGATGGCGCCCTTCATCAGCGAGACCTTCCAACTCACCGCGGCACAAAAGGGCTTCATGGTGTCGGTGCCCATCCTCGCGGGGGCGCTCATGCGCTTTCCTCTTGGCGTGCTGGCGCAGTACATCGGCCGCAAGAACGCGGCGATGGTCGAGATGGGCTTGATCGTGCTCGCGTTGGCGTTCGGCTTCTTCTTCGTGAACAGCTACGACAGCGTGCTGGCCATGGGCGTGCTGCTCGGCATCGCCGGTGCGAGCTTCGGCGTGGCCCTCTCGTTGGGCTCGGGCTGGTTCCCGCCCAAGTACAAGGGGCTCGCGATGGGCATCGCCGGTGCCGGCAATTCCGGCACCGTGCTGGCCGTGCTGTTCGCACCGCCGCTCGCAGCCAAGTTCGGCTGGTCCACCGTGTATGGGCTTGCCGCCTGCACCATGCTGCTACCGATGGCGGTGATGTGGTTTGCGGCCAAGGAGCCGCCGGATCGCGAGCACCAGACCTTCCGGGAGCACATCGCCTGCCTGTTCGAGAAGGACGGCTGGGCCTTCAGCCTGATCTACATCGTCACGTTCGGTGGCTTCATCGGCCTGGCGAGCTTTCTGCCGACCTACTTCTACGACCAGTTCAAGGTGACCAAGGTCGAGGCCGGCCAGCTCACCATGCTGGCCACTCTGATGGGCTCTGCAGTGCGCGTGCTCGGCGGCTACATCTCCGACCGCGTGGGGGGCATCAACACCCTGAGCGGAGTGCTGGTCCTGGTGGCCGTGACGCTGGTGCTGTGCGGCTTCGCGAGCAGCTCCGTCGCCGTCACCACCCTGCTCTTCATGCTGTGCTTTGCCGCGCTCGGCGCGGGCAACGGCGCCCTATTCCAGCTCGTGCCGCTGCGCTGGCCGCTCACCACGGCCGTGGCCGGTTCGATGATCGGCGAGGTCGGCGCGCTCGGTGGCGGCTTCCTGCCCAATGCCATGGGCCAGTCCAAGCAGTACGCCGGCACCTACCTGTGGGGCTTCGTCTCGTTTGCCGTGCTGGCGCTCGCGATGCTCGTGATGCTGCGGATGGTGCAGATCCGCTGGACGCGCACCTGGGCGGAAAAAGGCGGTCGGGCCCGCCCGGTGCACGCGCCGTCGGCCACTTCTAGCGTGGCAGGAAAAGCAGCCAGTACACCAGCAATGCGTTGA
- a CDS encoding bifunctional protein-serine/threonine kinase/phosphatase — MSFDIEVGYASERGPRQENEDFAGARKPLAHEEELGFIAAIADGVSMGGEGRMAAQTSVRSVVEDYFGAPPTWDTSVVLDRIISAQNSWLAAHNRRHNGAAMSTLTVLALRGQTWTVAHVGDTRAYLVRDGECRRLTQDHALEHPDLKSQLTRAMGQDDAIRVDYLQGELHLGDVFVLVSDGVHAKVPQSQMQKLLAQGTAQEVSDAIAQAALGAGTQDNATVLVVRVLGLARSRLEDALVRSRQLPVPPRLQVGDELDGHVVTALVADTGVHLLYQVRHVETKALRALKTLNPLRANDAQERAMLAHEAWLGTRVSERGSTGFVALHEVHDASAFYLVFDWHAGQTLEQLLAGGQGLPVADVVNWALAATRAIGKLHRLGVIHRDIKPGNLHLGDDGQLRLLDLGVAISGNEPAEQRSLHAGTPSYMNPELWDDEPVDAQTDLFAFGATLYQLLTGHLPFGDIEPYQKLRYRRPPKPPSRLRPDVPIWLDHIVLKAVAFEKKLRFETAEELELALQRGASRPLSAQGPTPLLVRDPTLMWRVAFAVSALFNALLVYWLLFLPR, encoded by the coding sequence ATGAGCTTTGACATCGAGGTTGGCTACGCGAGCGAGCGTGGTCCGCGGCAGGAAAACGAAGACTTCGCGGGGGCTCGGAAACCGCTTGCCCACGAGGAGGAACTGGGCTTCATCGCCGCGATTGCCGATGGTGTCTCGATGGGCGGCGAGGGCCGCATGGCGGCGCAGACGAGCGTGCGTTCGGTGGTCGAAGACTATTTCGGTGCACCACCCACATGGGACACCAGTGTGGTGCTCGACCGCATCATCAGCGCGCAAAACAGCTGGCTCGCCGCCCACAATCGCCGCCACAACGGCGCTGCGATGAGCACGCTGACAGTCCTCGCGCTTCGCGGGCAGACCTGGACCGTGGCCCATGTTGGGGACACGCGGGCCTATCTGGTGCGTGACGGTGAGTGCCGTCGCCTGACCCAGGACCACGCCCTCGAGCACCCCGACCTGAAGAGCCAGCTCACCCGCGCGATGGGGCAGGACGACGCCATCCGCGTCGACTACCTGCAAGGCGAGCTGCACCTGGGCGATGTGTTCGTGCTCGTCTCCGACGGCGTGCACGCGAAGGTGCCGCAGTCGCAGATGCAGAAGCTGCTGGCGCAGGGCACGGCGCAGGAGGTGAGCGACGCCATCGCGCAAGCAGCGCTAGGCGCAGGCACGCAGGACAACGCCACGGTGCTGGTCGTGCGTGTGCTGGGGCTTGCGCGCTCGCGCCTCGAAGATGCGCTGGTGCGCAGCCGGCAGCTGCCGGTGCCGCCGCGTCTCCAGGTGGGCGATGAGCTCGATGGGCACGTCGTCACCGCACTCGTGGCCGACACCGGCGTGCACCTGCTCTACCAGGTGCGCCACGTCGAGACCAAGGCGCTGCGTGCGCTCAAGACGCTCAACCCTTTGCGCGCGAACGATGCGCAGGAGCGGGCCATGCTCGCCCACGAGGCGTGGCTGGGAACACGGGTCAGCGAGCGTGGCAGCACGGGTTTCGTCGCCCTGCACGAAGTGCACGACGCGAGCGCGTTCTACCTCGTGTTCGACTGGCATGCCGGGCAGACGCTCGAGCAGTTGCTCGCCGGTGGCCAGGGCCTGCCGGTGGCCGACGTGGTGAACTGGGCGCTGGCGGCGACGCGGGCCATTGGCAAGCTGCACCGGCTGGGCGTGATTCACCGCGACATCAAGCCCGGCAACCTGCACCTCGGCGACGATGGGCAACTGCGCCTGCTCGACCTCGGCGTGGCGATCTCCGGCAACGAGCCTGCCGAGCAACGCAGCCTGCATGCGGGCACGCCCAGCTACATGAACCCGGAGCTCTGGGACGACGAGCCGGTCGACGCGCAGACCGACCTCTTCGCGTTCGGCGCCACCCTTTACCAGTTGCTCACCGGTCACCTCCCGTTCGGCGACATCGAGCCCTACCAGAAGCTGCGTTATCGCCGCCCGCCGAAGCCACCCTCACGCCTGCGGCCCGACGTGCCCATCTGGCTCGACCACATCGTGCTGAAGGCCGTGGCGTTCGAAAAGAAGCTGCGTTTCGAAACCGCCGAGGAGCTGGAGCTGGCGCTTCAGCGCGGGGCCTCCCGGCCGCTCTCGGCACAGGGGCCGACACCGCTGCTCGTGCGCGATCCCACGCTGATGTGGAGGGTCGCGTTCGCAGTGTCGGCGCTCTTCAACGCATTGCTGGTGTACTGGCTGCTTTTCCTGCCACGCTAG